The region ATACCGAGAGCAAGGACAGCGACGAAGACAGGCGACTGAAGCTGGAAGCCCCATCCAGCTTCGCTGCCCCCGGCACGCAAAGCGAGCAGAGCGGCGACGATGATCCAGAAGGAGACGAGAATGCCGAGCGCGTAGACCAGACCATGCTTTCGCAGGCGGCCACGCTCTTCGCCGGAGGACTGCACGAGGGCAAGCCCCTTAAGGAAGAGTACGGGAAAGACACAGGGCATCAGGTTGAGGATGATGCCGCCGATAAAGGCGAGACCCAGGGCAGTCACCGTCGTCAGGTTGCCCGCACCGGCGAGAGCGGCCTTGCTGCCGGGACGACGGGGAACTTCACCCGCGACGACCGGAGCACTGACGTCGAAGGCTGTCTCATCGTCCAGCTTGACGACGCCCCGCAGCTGCTTCGGAAGCTTCGGCGTCTCCGTCGAGCGAGGTACGCGAAGACGAACACCATTATTTAGAGGCTCAACCGTCTGTTCGCCTGCGTTTTCGATCAACTGCTGATCGTAGGGATAGAACTCAGCATCCGTGATCTTGTCACCCGTGATCAGGTCAAGCACAAACTCACTTTTCCCACCGGTGACGCTCGCCTTCATCCCCGGATCGAGCGGCTTTGGGATACGTCCAAGGGCTTCACCGAGTGCGCCTACCAGCTGCGGTGTCGCAGTGGCCTTGGGATCGACGGTGAGGTTCAGCCCGAGATGAGCCTTGCCGGGAATGCAGACCTCGCGGCAGACCAGCCAGTCCACCCTGGCATCGAGGTGAACAGGACCAGGTTTCAGATTTTTGGCGGCTGTCAGTTTGACCGGAAACGCGACCTCATCCTCATAGCCAAAGTCCATCAGGGGACCAAGCGGCAGGCGACTGGGGATAGGGAACTGCATCTTGCCGGCTGTAATTCCCGTAGGCAGGGTCCACTTGATATGCGGGGGCTCGCCTGAATCGCCTGCATTGATCCAATAGACGTGCCACTTATCCTCCAGCGTGATGACGAGCCCCGCGTCGAGAGTTCCGCCGGGAGCGATGGACGGAGCAAGCGACACCATCTCAACTGTGAGATGCTGGGCTTTGACCGGCCCCGGACCGCCGTCACCGACGACCTTAATCTGAGCGTGTGCGGACGAGACTGCGACGGCGCAGATCAGGAGCAGAGAAAATACAAGCTGGCGGCGAATATTCATCCATCTCCATTGTAGGCTGCCGGTCCGCGCAGAAGGAAAATCAGGCAAGCCTGGCCCGTCGGTGTTCGATCATGATGCAACGATCCATGACCACATGAATGCCGCCGGCTTCGGCCTTCTGTGCAGCCTCTGGATTGACGATCCCCTGCTGAATCCAGAGGTTCTTCAATCCAAGCTGAAGCATCTCGTCAACGATAGCTGGAATAAATTGCGGCAGCCGAAAGACATTCACGATATCCGGCCGGAGAGGCAGAGCTGCCAGCGAGGTGCAGGAACGCTCGCCAAGCACAGATTCGACCTGCGGATTGATCGGCAGGATGCGGTATCCGTGCTGCTGCATGTACTGCGAGACATAGTGGCTGGGCCTGCCGGGATTTTCAGAGAGCCCGATGACAGCAATGGTGCGCGGGTCGGAGGGCGGCTGACCCAGCATCTGGCGGATCACTTCAGGTTCGTTCATCAGGGTCTACTCTATCGTCTCCTACGAAATCTACTTATGCCAGATACCCAGAAGCCTGCGAACCATAATAATCTCGCCAACGTGATAGGCGTTGTGATCGGCGGTGAGCAGTGCCTCGCGCAGAAGATTCTGCCCTTCACCCCAGCGGAATGGCTTGTATAGGTCGGCTCCGGGCCTGGAGAGAAGCTCTTCAAAGGCCTCCCGATCTTTGCGGATTGCCGCAATCGATGCCTCCCATGCATGCGTGGAAGACGGTTTTGGAGACTCCGGCCAATAATCTTCTGGCCAGGCCTTGGGCTGGTAGCCTCCTGTTGGAGGCGCGCTGAACTCCAGGATGTCGCGCTGGGCGATGCGGATGTGCTCGACCAGCTGCCAGGCAGAGTACGGCAGCCCCTCGGGAACGACGCCACGATGCTCTTCAGGAAAGTCTTTGACGGCATCCTCGAAGGTTGCGTGCGCCTGCCCTCCGTTGAGAAGATCCCTAAGCTGGCGAATGAGTTCGTCTGTTCCCGGATTCTCGGGTGTCTTTGCCATTACAGTTCCTCGTGAGACTTCTGGAGTTTGGATGCCCGGAGCTGGGATGTGGTCACAGAGGATTGGCAGGGTTTGTGAAGAGACGCAGATCCTTCGACTACGCCTCTCGCGATGAAGCCGCGAGAGGCTTCGCTCAGGATGACACCTTCAATTTAAGTGAGGCAGTAACAGCCTGGCAGGGGCAGCAAACCTCCTGCTAAAGGTCATCGTCAACTGCGACCGCAGCCGGGACGCCTCCCTCCCGACGCATTTTGAGGTAGCCGCGGATGAAGGGTTCCAGGTCTCCGTCCAGAACGCGGTCGACGTCTCCAACCTCGACGCGGGTCCGCAGGTCCTTCACCATGCGGTAGGGCTGCATGACGTAGCTGCGGATCTGCGAGCCGAACTTGATATCGAGCTTGGAGTCTTCGAGCTTTTTGGTGGCGGCCTTCTTCTTCTCCAGTTCGTACTCGTACAAGCGCGAACGGAGCAGCTTCATCGCCCTCTCTTTGTTCTTGTGCTGGGAGCGCTCATTCTGGCAGCCAGCGACAATGCCGGTGGGAAGATGGGTGATGCGAACGGCCGAGTCGGTCGTGTTGACGTGCTGACCGCCCTTTCCGCCGGAGCGGTAGGTATCGATGCGAAGGTCCTCGGGCTTGATGTCGATGACGATGGAGTCGTCGATCTCCGGCGAGACGAAGACGGAAGCGAAGCTGGTATGGCGGCGCTTGGCGGAATCAAACGGCGAGATGCGGACGAGGCGATGGACGCCGGTCTCTCCCGAGAGCAGGCCGTAGGCAAAATCGCCGGAGATGGTGAAGGTCGCGGATTTGATGCCGGCCTCGTCGCCATCCTGCACTTCGTTGATCTCGACCTTGAAGTTCTGACGTTCGCCCCAACGGATGTACATACGCATCAGCATCTCGGCCCAGTCCTGGGACTCGGTTCCGCCGGCGCCGGGATGGACGACCACGATAGCGTTGAGCGGGTCGGTCTCTTCGGAGAGCATGGTCTTGGATTCGAGCTTCTCAGAGAATTCGATCAAGGCAGGGATCTCTCTTGCGAGGTCGGCTTCGGTATCTTCGCCCTCCCGGGCAAGCTCGAAGTAGGCTTCGATGTCATCGAAGCGGCGGGCGAGCTCGGCCTCATCGGACAGCATGGCTTCGATGCGCTTGCGCTCGCGCATGAGCGGCTGCGAACGCGCGGGATCGGCCCAGACGGCAGGGTCAGCGGTCTTCTCTTCGATATCGGCTAGTTCACGACGGAGGCGGGGCGCGTCAAAGATACTCCCGCAGATCGCGAACTTTGTCGCGCACCGGGGAGTACGTGTATTCCAGATCGCTAAGCATGCTTCTAGTTTACGGCAAATCGTCTGCGCAGACTCGCGAACAAAGCAGCAGCGGACGCCACAGCGCAGGCCCAGGCAAACCAGTCTCCATGCGCGGCGTAGAAAGTGAGGTCATTCTCATATCCGAAGCGCACGCGGATGCTGGTGCGAACGTGACGAGGCGCGGCCGCTACCACCCGACCGTTGGGGTCAATGGAGGCTGTGACACCGGTGTTGGTAGCGCGGAGAATCCAGCGGTGATTTTCGATCGCGCGCATGCGCACCATGTTCAGATGCTGCCAGGGAGCGCTGGTGTCTCCGTACCAGCCGTCGTTGGAGATATTGATCAGAACATCGGCTCCGTTACGGACGAACTGACGCACTTCGTCAGCGAAGATGGACTCATAGCAGATAAATGTTCCGTAACGATGGCCGTTCATGTAGAAGAGGCTGCGAGTCTGTCCGGCATCGAAGGTCCCGGCCTCATGCAGAAGGTTCTGGGCGAAGAAAAAGAGGTCCTTGAAGGGAACATATTCGCCGAACGGAACCAGATGCATCTTGTCGTAGCGGCCGACGAATTCGCCCTGGGGAGATACGAAGGATGCAGAGTTGTAGAGGAAGTATCCTCGACCATTGGATGTCGTGCGGGGCATGGCGACGTTGCCGACGATGACCGGAGCATGCGCCTGAACGGCGAGCGATGAGAGCGCCGAGCGGAACTGTAAGTCATCCTCTTCGAATGGCGCAGGCGATTCGGGCCAGACGATCAGGTCAGAGTCGCGGGCCGCAGGCGACGGAAGATAGCGAAGGATGGGTGTTCCCTTCCGCTCTGGCATCCCGAGATACATACGGTCGCCGGGGTGACGGCTGAGATAAGAGAAGGATTCGAGAAGCTGCTGTGTCGAGGCCGGCGGTTCCTTTGCTGCGGCGCCCACTTCGAGATTTTCCTGCACCAGTATTGCTGTTGCCGTCGCGGGATCACGATGAGGATGCGCGATCATGCGAACGCCGAGGATACAGGTGACGACAATCGCGACACCAAGCGCGGTAAGAAGCAGCCGCGTATGTTTGCGTTCGCGAAGCTGAAATCGAACGAGCCAGAGCGCGTTAATAAGCGCGATAACGAATGAAAGTCCATAGGCGCCGGTATAGGGCGCCA is a window of Edaphobacter sp. 12200R-103 DNA encoding:
- a CDS encoding CoA-binding protein; the encoded protein is MNEPEVIRQMLGQPPSDPRTIAVIGLSENPGRPSHYVSQYMQQHGYRILPINPQVESVLGERSCTSLAALPLRPDIVNVFRLPQFIPAIVDEMLQLGLKNLWIQQGIVNPEAAQKAEAGGIHVVMDRCIMIEHRRARLA
- a CDS encoding protein-disulfide reductase DsbD, with translation MNIRRQLVFSLLLICAVAVSSAHAQIKVVGDGGPGPVKAQHLTVEMVSLAPSIAPGGTLDAGLVITLEDKWHVYWINAGDSGEPPHIKWTLPTGITAGKMQFPIPSRLPLGPLMDFGYEDEVAFPVKLTAAKNLKPGPVHLDARVDWLVCREVCIPGKAHLGLNLTVDPKATATPQLVGALGEALGRIPKPLDPGMKASVTGGKSEFVLDLITGDKITDAEFYPYDQQLIENAGEQTVEPLNNGVRLRVPRSTETPKLPKQLRGVVKLDDETAFDVSAPVVAGEVPRRPGSKAALAGAGNLTTVTALGLAFIGGIILNLMPCVFPVLFLKGLALVQSSGEERGRLRKHGLVYALGILVSFWIIVAALLALRAGGSEAGWGFQLQSPVFVAVLALGIFFFALSLAGQFELGLSLTSVGGNLAQKQGYTGSFFTGVLATIVATPCTAPLMGAAIGFALAQPPLITFAIFTALALGLATPYLVLSFQPAWTRLLPRPGAWMEILKQLTAIPLFATVIWLIWVYGHLFGTDGVDRMAWLCVSLLLIAIAGWVLGRWPARWASVIAAVLIGAASLGVALRHPKDTTLTWQPYSEQTLSQARSEGKPVFIDFTAAWCLSCQVNERLVLRSEEVQHELANNKVVLIRADWTKYDPAITRELASVGRSGVPTYVIYPIGKSVPDVLPELLTKDIVLNALKKDTRP
- a CDS encoding DinB family protein; its protein translation is MAKTPENPGTDELIRQLRDLLNGGQAHATFEDAVKDFPEEHRGVVPEGLPYSAWQLVEHIRIAQRDILEFSAPPTGGYQPKAWPEDYWPESPKPSSTHAWEASIAAIRKDREAFEELLSRPGADLYKPFRWGEGQNLLREALLTADHNAYHVGEIIMVRRLLGIWHK
- the prfB gene encoding peptide chain release factor 2 (programmed frameshift), producing the protein MLSDLEYTYSPVRDKVRDLREYLDAPRLRRELADIEEKTADPAVWADPARSQPLMRERKRIEAMLSDEAELARRFDDIEAYFELAREGEDTEADLAREIPALIEFSEKLESKTMLSEETDPLNAIVVVHPGAGGTESQDWAEMLMRMYIRWGERQNFKVEINEVQDGDEAGIKSATFTISGDFAYGLLSGETGVHRLVRISPFDSAKRRHTSFASVFVSPEIDDSIVIDIKPEDLRIDTYRSGGKGGQHVNTTDSAVRITHLPTGIVAGCQNERSQHKNKERAMKLLRSRLYEYELEKKKAATKKLEDSKLDIKFGSQIRSYVMQPYRMVKDLRTRVEVGDVDRVLDGDLEPFIRGYLKMRREGGVPAAVAVDDDL
- the lnt gene encoding apolipoprotein N-acyltransferase; amino-acid sequence: MRLIPGKLWALAVLSGVLQVLPFPLAGPVPAWRAALCWIALTPLLWALASNDRRGKPLSVRQSATLAYLSGFVWYLGNCYWIYQTMYLYGGLDKPVALGILLLFCLYLGLYHALFGMLFAVVRAGKWARLALLLSPVLWVAVELARARITGLPWDLLGLAQIDNSALTRLAPYTGAYGLSFVIALINALWLVRFQLRERKHTRLLLTALGVAIVVTCILGVRMIAHPHRDPATATAILVQENLEVGAAAKEPPASTQQLLESFSYLSRHPGDRMYLGMPERKGTPILRYLPSPAARDSDLIVWPESPAPFEEDDLQFRSALSSLAVQAHAPVIVGNVAMPRTTSNGRGYFLYNSASFVSPQGEFVGRYDKMHLVPFGEYVPFKDLFFFAQNLLHEAGTFDAGQTRSLFYMNGHRYGTFICYESIFADEVRQFVRNGADVLINISNDGWYGDTSAPWQHLNMVRMRAIENHRWILRATNTGVTASIDPNGRVVAAAPRHVRTSIRVRFGYENDLTFYAAHGDWFAWACAVASAAALFASLRRRFAVN